Sequence from the Leptospira kmetyi serovar Malaysia str. Bejo-Iso9 genome:
CAAATCCTGATGGTTGTTGCAGGAGAACGTGTTACCGCCAATACTTCCCGTCGCGCCTTGTCCCAAATCCAGTTTGATATAAACCGTTTTGATTCCGACGTTATTGCGAGAGATTACGTTGTTTTGGATCTTATTGGTTCGGTTCCAAGTGTAATCCGAAATTCCGGTATAATTGGAAAGAATGGAGTTATCCGAAATGATATGCGCTCCGTCGCTGGAAGAACCGTTTGAATTGATATGAATTCCGTTTCCTCCAAAAATTCCTTCGATCGTATTGTCGCTTACGGTCGCAGTACTCACTCCGGTCAATAACACGGTTGTTGAATATACCGTGTTGTCGAACGGTTTCGGGTTTGTGATTTTAAAACCGGAAATCTTAGCGTTGCTCTTTAACTTCAACGTTACGTGGTTGTAGCCCGAGGCCGTGTCCGGTCCGTTTCCTGAGATCAAAGTCGCACCGGTTTTCGGAGAAGAAGGCGGTCCCGCATACAAAGAAGAGGAACCTCCTACCAAACCTTTTCCGTTAAAATCTCCGTAGACCGTCATACCGTCCGGAATTACGATCGGAAACGTTTCCCCGATGGAAGCGCTGTATGTTCCCGGCGCTACCGCGATGATCTTATAGTTTTTCGAAGTCGCATAAAGAATCGCTTTTGTGATCGTGCGAAACGGCGCGGCTTGTGTTCCCGGGTTCGAATCGTTTCCGGAAACGGAATCCACATAGGCTCCCGGCAAAATGATCGTGAATTGGGAAGAAGTTCGATCTTCGCCCACGGTGATTTTTGTTTTTTGTTCGTTGATCAGTCCGAGAAGCATTTGAGAATTTTTTGCGTCTCCTCCCGTTTCCCCGATACATCCGATCGATAGCAGTAAAAATGCTATCCCGATAGAAAATTGTTTCATCTAAGTTCTCCTTTTGTCAGAGATGTGGCGGTTGCGCCTAACCTCTGTTCGTCTAGGCTATAACAAGGATGAATTTGTTTTTCTCAAAAAAATGGGAAGAGGCGAATTTTTTTGAAGAATCTTATGCGTGATATTTATTTTATATTATAAAAAAAGAAAATATAAATATTTCTATTTTTGTATATACTGATTCTTTTA
This genomic interval carries:
- a CDS encoding LIC10774 family surface protein, giving the protein MKQFSIGIAFLLLSIGCIGETGGDAKNSQMLLGLINEQKTKITVGEDRTSSQFTIILPGAYVDSVSGNDSNPGTQAAPFRTITKAILYATSKNYKIIAVAPGTYSASIGETFPIVIPDGMTVYGDFNGKGLVGGSSSLYAGPPSSPKTGATLISGNGPDTASGYNHVTLKLKSNAKISGFKITNPKPFDNTVYSTTVLLTGVSTATVSDNTIEGIFGGNGIHINSNGSSSDGAHIISDNSILSNYTGISDYTWNRTNKIQNNVISRNNVGIKTVYIKLDLGQGATGSIGGNTFSCNNHQDLELGAGASGQTLYALNNAWDHMAPSTFNNYSSYGIDIVNYNYATIVYYAGGTVASGACD